The following coding sequences lie in one Cucurbita pepo subsp. pepo cultivar mu-cu-16 chromosome LG13, ASM280686v2, whole genome shotgun sequence genomic window:
- the LOC111808165 gene encoding probable phospholipid hydroperoxide glutathione peroxidase, which translates to MATASKTSVHDFTVKDARGNDVDLSIYKGKVLLIVNVASQCGLTNSNYTELAQLYAKYKDQGFEILAFPCNQFGSQEPGTNEEIVQFACTRFKAEYPIFNKVDVNGKNAAPLYKYLKSSKGGIFGDGIKWNFSKFLVNKDGKVVDRYAPTTSPLSIEKDVKKLLVAA; encoded by the exons ATGGCCACCGCCTCCAAGACTTCAGTCCATGATTTCACCGTAAAG GATGCTAGAGGAAATGATGTCGACCTCAGCATTTACAAAGGAAAGGTCCTCTTGATTGTCAATGTTGCGTCCCAGTG TGGCTTGACTAATTCGAACTACACTGAACTGGCCCAACTGTATGCTAAATACAAGGACCAAG GATTTGAGATTCTTGCATTTCCGTGCAACCAATTTGGAAGCCAGGAGCCAGGAACCAATGAAGAGATTGTTCAGTTTGCGTGCACCCGTTTTAAGGCTGAGTACCCCATTTTTAACAAG GTGGACGTGAATGGAAAGAACGCCGCTCCTCTATACAAGTACTTGAAGTCGAGCAAAGGTGGGATCTTTGGAGACGGCATTAAGTGGAACTTCTCCAAGTTCTTGGTGAACAAAGATGGAAAGGTGGTCGATCGTTACGCCCCAACAACTTCCCCGCTCAGCATTGAG AAGGATGTGAAGAAGCTGCTGGTAGCTGCTTAG
- the LOC111808164 gene encoding ribosomal L1 domain-containing protein 1-like, with translation MASSDSVALSSRVRRETAEKAVESLLQWRNSKREKPQLFDQEDFLYLVVALKKIPPKGRTNPYKIPLPHSFRSDSSEICLIIDDRSRSNLTKDDARKKIQLENIPISKVIKLSKLKSDYRPFEAKRKLCDSYDMFFADDRVIPLLPSLLGKHFYKKKKIPVPLNLRHKNWKEQIERSCSSALLYLRTGTCSVVKVAKTSMEVEEIVSNVIAAIDGIAEIVPKKWSNVRSFHLKVLESIALPIYQTVPELKLKIDAAVKGEEKGAEKEDEAGKSPTPVKVSDKKEKKSSMKKGRIHEVRYMDSNGGELSDEDDLNGDLDEDMDNAEVSENLKKGSDELKRKTRSRVNNVKQELQNDLNSEKTLKKSTGVKKDDSVKQKKEKISAKKDDTVKQKKDKVAAKKKDGGNIKQKEVEDEGSAGKKVRKSGVWKSKAADGTKVKTKKLKAMK, from the coding sequence ATGGCGTCGTCGGATTCTGTTGCCCTTTCTTCCAGAGTTCGTCGGGAAACGGCGGAGAAAGCCGTTGAGTCTCTTCTTCAATGGCGAAATTCGAAACGAGAGAAACCCCAACTCTTCGACCAGGAAGATTTTTTATACCTCGTTGTAGCCCTAAAGAAAATACCTCCCAAAGGTCGCACAAACCCTTACAAAATCCCACTCCCACATTCCTTCCGCTCTGATTCTTCTGAAATCTGCCTCATAATTGACGACAGAAGCAGGTCCAATCTTACCAAAGATGACGCCAGGAAGAAAATTCAGTTGGAGAATATCCCAATCTCGAAGGTCATCAAGTTGTCGAAGCTTAAATCCGACTACCGTCCCTTTGAAGCTAAGCGAAAGCTCTGCGATTCGTACGATATGTTTTTCGCTGATGATCGGGTTATTCCGCTGCTGCCGAGTCTGTTGGGGAAGCACTtttacaagaagaagaagattccGGTTCCGTTGAATTTGAGACATAAGAATTGGAAAGAACAGATCGAGAGGAGCTGTTCATCAGCTTTGTTGTATTTGAGGACAGGTACTTGTAGTGTAGTGAAAGTAGCGAAGACTTCGATGGAAGTTGAAGAGATAGTGAGTAATGTGATTGCAGCCATTGATGGGATTGCCGAGATTGTGCCTAAAAAGTGGAGTAATGTGCGGTCGTTTCATTTGAAGGTCCTGGAATCGATTGCATTGCCAATTTACCAGACAGTGCCggagttgaagttgaagattGATGCTGCCGTGAAGGGGGAAGAAAAGGGAgcagaaaaagaagatgaagcaGGAAAGAGTCCTACTCCTGTGAAGGTTAGCgacaaaaaagagaaaaagtcGAGCATGAAAAAGGGTAGGATACATGAAGTTCGCTATATGGACAGTAATGGCGGAGAGTTGTCTGATGAAGATGACCTGAACGGTGATCTCGATGAAGACATGGATAATGCTGAGGTTAGTGAGAATCTCAAAAAGGGTAGTGATGAATTGAAGCGTAAGACACGGAGTAGAGTGAACAATGTTAAACAAGAGCTCCAAAATGACTTGAATTCTGAGAAAACATTGAAGAAATCAACTGGTGTGAAGAAGGATGACagtgtcaaacaaaaaaaggaaaagatatCTGCAAAGAAGGATGATActgtcaaacaaaaaaaggataaGGTAGCTgcgaagaagaaggatggagGTAATATCAAGCAAAAGGAAGTTGAAGATGAAGGGTCTGCTGGGAAGAAGGTAAGAAAGAGTGGGGTTTGGAAGTCGAAAGCTGCTGATGGAACAAAGGTGAAgacaaagaaattgaaagcGATGAAGTGA
- the LOC111808163 gene encoding AT-hook motif nuclear-localized protein 5-like: MDGREGIALSGGSASYYIHRGGGLGGSGSGVPTAGSHASPVFRPMANQGVLSHSNLRGNSVGSTYSVEPSHSNYLRGMSINASAGVNSGEPVKRKRGRPRKYAPDGQVSLGLSPMSVGSKLSPGMSSSTPRRRRGRPPGSGRKQQLAQLGEWMNDSAGLAFAPHVIHVGAGEDIVAKVLSFAQQRPRAVCILSGNGTVSSVTLRQPASTGVSVTYEGHFQILCLSGSYLVAEDGGPRSRMGGISVSLSSPDGHVVGGGVAVLMAAGPVQVVVCSFVYGAKIKNKQVAGLKSNDDSRNEHHDNMVSPTSAPSAHTYNPSSIGGWPGSRSIDVRNSHTGIDLTRG; the protein is encoded by the exons ATGGATGGGAGGGAAGGCATAGCATTGTCTGGTGGCTCTGCTTCTTATTACATACATAGAGGAGGAGGGCTTGGTGGGTCTGGATCAGGGGTGCCTACGGCTGGATCCCATGCCTCCCCTGTGTTCCGGCCGATGGCTAACCAGGGTGTTCTGTCTCACTCAAATCTCAGAGGCAATTCTGTTGGATCAACATATTCTGTTGAGCCATCTCATTCAAATTATCTTCGTGGGATGAGTATCAATGCCTCAGCTGGAGTGAACTCTGGTGAACCTgtaaagaggaagagagggaGGCCCCGGAAATATGCTCCAGATGGGCAGGTCTCATTGGGTCTGTCTCCCATGTCTGTTGGTTCTAAGCTCTCACCCGGCATGAGTTCGTCGACCCCCAGACGAAGACGAGGGCGGCCACCTGGTTCTGGAAGGAAACAACAATTAGCTCAACTTG GTGAATGGATGAACGATTCAGCTGGACTAGCCTTCGCCCCACATGTTATTCACGTCGGAGCTGGTGAA GACATCGTAGCAAAAGTATTGTCGTTCGCACAGCAGAGGCCAAGGGCTGTTTGCATCTTGTCTGGGAATGGTACCGTTTCTTCTGTAACGCTACGTCAACCTGCATCTACTGGCGTGAGCGTCACATATGAG GGTCATTTCCAGATATTGTGCTTGTCTGGTTCTTACTTGGTGGCTGAAGATGGCGGTCCTCGAAGTAGGATGGGCGGTATTAGTGTTTCCCTCTCTAGTCCTGATGGTCATGTCGTCGGCGGTGGCGTTGCCGTTCTTATGGCCGCTGGCCCCGTTCAG GTAGTTGTATGTAGTTTTGTTTATGGTGCAAAGATAAAAAACAAGCAGGTCGCTGGTCTGAAAAGCAACGACGATTCCAGAAACGAGCACCATGATAATATGGTTTCGCCTACGAGTGCCCCATCTGCCCACACCTACAACCCGTCTTCGATTGGTGGTTGGCCCGGTTCCCGTTCGATTGATGTGAGAAACTCCCATACTGGAATTGACTTGACGCGAGGATGA